The Spirosoma radiotolerans genome has a window encoding:
- a CDS encoding SIR2 family NAD-dependent protein deacylase → MKTRKKIVVLSGAGISAESGIPTFRASDGLWENHRIEDVATPEAWKRNPALVQDFYNQRRKQALSVQPNAGHLALVKLEDKFDVTVITQNVDNLHEKAGSSNVIHLHGELFKSRSSVDESLIYDIEGWEIKAEDRCEKGSPLRPHIVWFGEAVPMMDIALEIADQADIFIVVGTSLNVYPAAGLVYVVRDGVPVYVVDPNIPDMHKKDNVTFIAEPATIGLTQLAEKLLAEADKA, encoded by the coding sequence ATGAAAACACGAAAAAAAATCGTCGTTCTTTCCGGCGCAGGGATCAGTGCGGAGAGTGGCATTCCAACCTTTCGGGCGTCGGACGGCCTGTGGGAAAACCATCGTATTGAGGATGTGGCCACGCCCGAAGCCTGGAAACGAAATCCCGCGCTGGTGCAGGATTTCTATAACCAGCGACGCAAACAAGCCCTGAGCGTTCAACCGAATGCGGGTCATCTGGCCCTCGTCAAGCTGGAAGACAAATTCGACGTGACCGTCATTACGCAGAACGTCGATAACCTGCATGAAAAAGCGGGCTCTTCAAACGTGATTCATCTGCATGGCGAGCTATTCAAATCCCGCTCATCGGTTGATGAGTCGCTGATTTACGACATTGAGGGCTGGGAGATCAAAGCGGAAGACCGTTGCGAAAAAGGATCGCCGTTGAGGCCTCATATCGTGTGGTTTGGCGAAGCCGTTCCAATGATGGACATCGCGCTGGAGATTGCCGATCAGGCCGACATTTTCATTGTTGTCGGCACTTCCTTAAACGTTTACCCAGCCGCCGGACTGGTCTATGTCGTTCGGGATGGTGTACCCGTTTATGTGGTGGACCCTAATATTCCCGATATGCACAAGAAAGACAACGTTACCTTTATTGCCGAACCCGCCACAATAGGCCTGACGCAACTGGCCGAGAAACTGTTGGCCGAAGCAGACAAGGCTTAA
- a CDS encoding FAD-binding dehydrogenase produces the protein MDADVIIVGAGLAGLVAAAELADAGRKVIIVDQEPEQNMGGQAFWSFGGLFLVDSPEQRRLRIRDSYALALEDWMGSANFDRPDDFWPRQWAEAYVGFAAGEKRDWLRQQGIKFFPVVGWAERGGYGAVGHGNSVPRFHVTWGTGPGVVAPFERRVREAVQKGLITLRFRHRVNELIQTNGIVEGVQGDRLEPSQVKRGEKSSRVVVGDFTLRAQAVIVTSGGIGGNHDLVRQNWPERLGKAPQHMLSGVPDHVDGRMLAITRQAGGNLINSDRMWHYTEGIKNWNPIWPRHGIRILPGPSSLWFDARGSRLPVPLFPGFDTLGTLKYIRQTGYDYTWFVLTQKIIRHEFALSGSEQNPDLTGKSWPQTLKRAWGKGAPGPVEDFKDKGEDFIVRDNLADLVKGMNELTGESLIDLASLEREITARDRQIDNPFGKDMQINAIRAARHYLGDKLIRTAKPHKLLDPAMGPLIAVRLHIITRKSLGGVQTNLSGQVLNAAGQPIPGLYAAGEVAGFGGGGMHGYRALEGTFLGGCLFSGRTAGRAVAANV, from the coding sequence ATGGATGCAGACGTTATTATTGTCGGTGCCGGGTTGGCTGGTTTAGTAGCCGCTGCTGAGTTAGCTGATGCTGGAAGAAAGGTGATCATTGTCGATCAGGAACCCGAACAGAACATGGGCGGCCAGGCTTTCTGGTCATTTGGCGGGCTTTTTTTAGTTGATTCCCCCGAACAACGGCGTTTGCGTATCCGCGATTCCTATGCGCTAGCCCTGGAAGACTGGATGGGCTCGGCTAACTTTGATCGACCCGACGATTTCTGGCCCCGCCAATGGGCCGAAGCGTATGTGGGCTTTGCCGCTGGCGAAAAGCGTGACTGGCTGCGCCAGCAGGGAATAAAATTCTTTCCCGTTGTTGGCTGGGCCGAACGTGGTGGCTACGGAGCCGTTGGCCACGGCAATTCGGTACCCCGTTTTCACGTCACCTGGGGAACGGGCCCCGGCGTTGTCGCCCCCTTTGAACGGCGTGTTCGTGAGGCCGTTCAGAAAGGCTTGATTACACTCCGATTCCGCCATCGCGTAAACGAACTCATCCAGACCAATGGCATCGTTGAGGGCGTACAGGGAGACAGGCTGGAGCCAAGCCAGGTAAAGCGCGGAGAGAAAAGCTCCCGTGTTGTCGTTGGTGATTTTACCCTTCGGGCGCAGGCTGTTATAGTTACATCGGGTGGAATTGGGGGCAATCACGATCTGGTTCGGCAGAACTGGCCCGAGCGGTTGGGCAAGGCCCCTCAGCACATGCTTTCCGGTGTTCCTGATCATGTGGATGGCCGGATGCTGGCCATTACCAGACAGGCCGGGGGCAACCTGATTAATTCGGACCGGATGTGGCACTACACAGAAGGAATTAAAAACTGGAATCCAATTTGGCCCAGGCATGGCATTCGTATTTTGCCAGGGCCATCTTCTTTATGGTTTGACGCACGCGGCAGTCGGTTACCCGTACCGCTATTTCCTGGATTTGACACCTTAGGCACGTTAAAATATATTCGACAAACGGGGTATGATTACACTTGGTTTGTGTTAACGCAAAAAATTATCCGTCACGAGTTTGCCTTGTCGGGTTCGGAGCAGAATCCGGATTTGACCGGAAAAAGCTGGCCACAAACACTAAAGCGCGCCTGGGGAAAAGGCGCTCCCGGCCCGGTCGAGGATTTCAAAGACAAAGGCGAGGATTTTATCGTTCGGGATAATCTGGCCGATCTGGTCAAAGGCATGAATGAACTGACGGGCGAATCGCTGATTGACCTGGCCTCCCTCGAACGTGAAATAACGGCCCGCGACCGTCAAATCGATAATCCCTTTGGCAAGGATATGCAGATCAACGCCATTCGGGCCGCCCGGCACTACCTGGGCGACAAACTGATTCGAACGGCCAAACCGCACAAGCTCCTCGACCCGGCCATGGGACCGCTCATTGCTGTCCGCCTGCACATTATTACGCGGAAGAGCTTAGGGGGTGTGCAAACGAACCTCTCCGGGCAGGTCCTGAATGCCGCGGGTCAACCGATTCCGGGTCTATATGCTGCGGGCGAGGTGGCAGGTTTTGGCGGAGGAGGCATGCATGGCTACCGGGCGCTGGAAGGCACCTTTCTGGGCGGATGCCTCTTCTCCGGCCGAACCGCCGGTCGGGCGGTTGCCGCCAATGTGTAG
- a CDS encoding glycoside hydrolase family 20 protein → MKYLFFCLFLSSTVLAQSDNQYNLIPFPARFSGQNGQFSISASTRVITSPATDATVRAVAQTFVNQLKAANDLSLAVAPTSPALAKGAHIFFALNKKLNLGDEGYKLTVTPGKVLAEAATSKGLFYAAQTIRQLLPAGKSATVSLPACAITDKPRFGYRGLMLDVGRHFMPVPFVKKFIDLMALHKQNTFHWHLTDDQGWRIDIKKYPKLTQIGSKRAESIVGQYYQNYPQQFDGKPVGGFYTQEEIKDVVRYAQTRFVTIVPEIEMPGHAQAALAAYPELGCDPAKGYQVYTKWGVSEDVYCPSEKTFGFLQDVLTEVIALFPGKYIHIGGDECPKTAWKNSAFCQELMKKNNLKDENELQSYFIRRIEKFLNSKGRSIIGWDEILEGGLAPNAAVMSWRGTEGGIAAAKQKHAVIMTPGATCYLDQYQGNPATEPLAIGGYLPLDQVYAYEPMPNELAAADQKYILGVQGNIWTEYMPTPESVEYMAFPRAIALAELGWMQPGPHNFEDFAQRLKNHLPKLTGVNYAKRLFDITASTQPNEQGQIQVVLKKLDTDSQIFYTLNGKEPNERSTEYIGPITLTKTTTIRAMTRTGGAPTGGQLTQTFTLHKGKNKPYTYALAPDQSSDPTSAKLTDGVRGDTPRSRREWVSFYGSDMDLTLDLGDITSVTKVSLNFLKIILEKGFPPTAVEIALSKDESDFKDAITQPVTYDLNGPWAILPVVADFKTARARYVRIRAKNAGVCPAGHPNAGAKTWLATDEVVVE, encoded by the coding sequence ATGAAATACCTGTTTTTTTGTCTTTTCCTATCCAGCACCGTACTTGCCCAATCCGATAATCAATACAATTTAATTCCTTTTCCGGCCCGGTTTTCGGGTCAGAACGGACAGTTCAGCATCTCAGCCAGCACACGGGTGATCACTTCTCCGGCAACGGATGCCACGGTTCGGGCGGTGGCACAGACGTTCGTTAATCAGCTCAAAGCCGCCAACGACCTGTCTCTCGCTGTAGCGCCAACCAGTCCGGCGCTGGCCAAAGGAGCGCATATTTTTTTCGCACTGAATAAGAAGCTGAATCTGGGCGACGAAGGCTACAAACTGACCGTTACGCCCGGCAAAGTACTGGCCGAAGCCGCCACATCCAAAGGACTGTTTTATGCCGCCCAGACCATTCGACAATTACTGCCCGCCGGAAAATCAGCCACGGTAAGCCTGCCCGCCTGTGCCATTACCGACAAACCCCGCTTTGGCTATCGGGGCCTGATGCTCGATGTGGGTCGGCATTTTATGCCAGTACCCTTTGTCAAGAAGTTCATTGATCTGATGGCGCTGCACAAGCAAAATACTTTTCACTGGCACTTAACCGACGATCAGGGCTGGCGGATCGACATCAAAAAATACCCGAAACTCACCCAGATCGGTAGCAAACGAGCCGAGTCGATTGTGGGTCAGTACTACCAAAATTACCCCCAGCAATTTGATGGGAAGCCCGTCGGTGGGTTTTACACGCAGGAAGAAATCAAAGATGTAGTCCGTTACGCCCAAACCCGATTTGTGACCATCGTTCCCGAAATTGAAATGCCGGGGCATGCCCAGGCGGCCCTGGCGGCTTATCCGGAGCTGGGCTGCGATCCCGCCAAAGGCTATCAGGTTTACACCAAATGGGGCGTTTCGGAGGATGTGTACTGCCCGTCGGAAAAGACGTTTGGCTTCCTTCAGGATGTGTTGACCGAAGTCATCGCCCTCTTTCCCGGAAAGTACATTCACATTGGGGGCGACGAATGCCCGAAAACAGCCTGGAAAAATAGCGCGTTCTGTCAGGAGTTGATGAAGAAAAACAACTTAAAAGACGAAAATGAGCTGCAAAGTTATTTCATTCGACGCATTGAGAAGTTTCTCAACAGCAAAGGCCGTTCGATCATCGGCTGGGATGAGATTTTAGAAGGGGGACTAGCACCGAACGCGGCTGTGATGAGCTGGCGGGGAACCGAGGGCGGTATTGCCGCTGCCAAACAGAAACACGCCGTTATTATGACGCCCGGCGCAACCTGTTATCTCGATCAATATCAAGGCAATCCCGCCACCGAACCACTGGCCATTGGCGGCTACCTCCCACTCGATCAGGTATACGCTTATGAACCGATGCCGAACGAACTGGCAGCCGCCGACCAGAAATACATTCTGGGTGTACAGGGAAATATCTGGACGGAATACATGCCAACTCCTGAATCGGTAGAATATATGGCCTTTCCGCGGGCCATTGCTCTGGCTGAACTTGGCTGGATGCAACCGGGGCCGCACAACTTTGAGGATTTCGCCCAACGACTTAAGAATCACCTGCCCAAACTTACCGGCGTTAACTACGCGAAACGGTTGTTCGATATAACAGCCAGCACCCAGCCCAATGAGCAGGGACAGATTCAGGTGGTACTGAAGAAACTCGACACCGACAGTCAGATTTTCTACACGCTCAATGGCAAAGAGCCTAATGAGCGCAGCACCGAATACATCGGCCCCATTACCCTTACCAAAACGACAACGATCCGCGCTATGACCCGGACTGGAGGGGCGCCTACGGGTGGTCAGCTTACCCAGACGTTTACGCTGCACAAAGGCAAAAACAAACCGTACACTTATGCCCTTGCTCCTGACCAGAGCAGCGACCCTACATCGGCGAAGCTAACCGATGGCGTTCGGGGCGACACACCGCGCAGCCGTCGCGAATGGGTAAGTTTTTACGGCTCCGATATGGACCTGACACTGGACCTGGGCGATATAACCAGCGTAACGAAAGTGTCGCTCAACTTCCTGAAGATTATTCTGGAAAAGGGATTCCCGCCTACCGCTGTCGAAATCGCGCTATCGAAGGATGAGAGTGATTTTAAAGACGCTATCACTCAACCCGTTACGTACGACCTAAACGGTCCCTGGGCTATTTTACCCGTTGTAGCCGACTTCAAAACCGCACGCGCTCGTTACGTTCGAATTCGGGCCAAAAACGCGGGAGTTTGTCCGGCTGGGCATCCCAATGCAGGCGCGAAAACCTGGCTTGCGACCGACGAAGTGGTGGTGGAGTAA
- the topA gene encoding type I DNA topoisomerase, translating into MSKNLVIVESPAKAKTIEGYLGKDFTVKSSFGHVRDLPKDGLAVDVTNGFRPSYEISPDKKKLVSELKTLAKSADEVWLATDDDREGEAISWHLKEALGLRDNTKRIVFREITKNAILNAIKSPRTIDVDLVNAQQARRVLDRLVGYELSPVLWRKIKGGSTGLSAGRVQSVALRLVVEREREIDKHSAKSSFKVTAQFIVDGNKVLNAELAKNFATAGEARGFLEACVGATFTIKNLETRPAKKTPAPPFTTSTLQQESSRKLSYSVDRTMRIAQNLYEAGKISYMRTDSTNLSQEAIEKAVAEIGSEFGDKYIQTRQFKTKNESAQEAHEAIRPTNFNDRNAGGDRDQKRLYELIWKRAIASQMADAQLERTTVTIGIRFANGRTTTVQTNVDDSPFVDTPKTESRNLPNELIAQGEVIKFDGFLRVYLESKDDEDDEDAKGMLPPLTIGQTLNLGQMKATEKFTRPQPRYAEASLVKKLEEMGIGRPSTYAPTISTIINRGYVTKQDKPGLERKYIEYTLQRDQISETSGKETYGSEKAKLFPTNTGVVVSDFLLEYFPDIVDYKFTATVEKDFDEIADGRMNWQTMLQGFYGDFHKNIEEIQGSSGVSFKTGERVLGADPASGKPVSARLGKYGAYVQIGEASDDEKPRYANLRDGQLIETISLDDALNLFTLPREVGFFEDKPMIIGIGKFGPYVKHDDKYVSLTRDDDPYTINADRAIELIQQKRAEAVSEALGEFEGKMVSTGKGRFGPYVKFEDKYISLPRNESLAGLTLERAIELIQAKRVVEANKYIKEFPENPAVKVVNGQYGPYLAVGKRNVKIPKDVDPATLTLEDCLKLAGDDPAAAKAPAKKAAASKAPAKAKATATTAKKPAATAKKVTTKK; encoded by the coding sequence ATGTCGAAAAACTTAGTCATAGTGGAGTCGCCGGCGAAGGCGAAAACCATTGAAGGCTATCTTGGAAAAGACTTTACGGTGAAGTCCAGTTTCGGTCACGTCCGTGATCTGCCCAAAGATGGGCTGGCCGTCGATGTGACCAATGGCTTCAGACCGTCTTATGAAATTTCGCCCGATAAAAAGAAACTTGTTAGTGAATTAAAGACACTGGCCAAGTCGGCAGATGAAGTATGGCTGGCTACAGATGATGACCGCGAAGGCGAAGCCATTTCGTGGCACCTTAAAGAAGCGCTTGGGTTGCGCGACAATACAAAACGCATTGTGTTTCGTGAAATCACGAAGAACGCAATCCTCAACGCCATCAAGTCGCCCCGCACCATTGATGTCGATTTAGTGAATGCCCAGCAGGCCCGGCGTGTGCTGGATCGGCTGGTTGGTTATGAATTATCGCCCGTCCTTTGGCGCAAAATTAAAGGCGGCAGCACTGGTCTGTCGGCGGGTCGGGTGCAATCCGTTGCGTTGCGACTGGTTGTTGAGCGCGAACGGGAAATCGACAAACACTCGGCCAAATCCTCCTTTAAGGTCACGGCGCAGTTTATTGTCGATGGCAACAAAGTTCTGAATGCCGAGCTGGCTAAAAACTTTGCTACCGCCGGGGAAGCCCGCGGTTTTCTTGAAGCCTGCGTTGGGGCTACCTTCACCATTAAAAACCTGGAGACCCGTCCGGCTAAGAAAACACCGGCACCGCCGTTTACAACATCGACTCTCCAGCAGGAATCCTCCCGGAAGCTGAGCTATTCGGTGGATCGTACCATGCGGATTGCCCAGAACCTATACGAAGCCGGTAAAATTTCGTACATGCGTACCGACTCGACCAACCTCTCTCAGGAAGCCATCGAGAAAGCAGTAGCGGAAATTGGTTCGGAGTTTGGGGATAAATACATTCAGACACGGCAATTCAAGACCAAGAACGAATCGGCGCAGGAAGCCCACGAAGCCATCCGCCCAACAAACTTCAATGACCGCAATGCCGGTGGCGACCGGGATCAGAAGCGTTTGTATGAGCTGATCTGGAAACGCGCCATTGCCTCGCAAATGGCTGACGCTCAGCTCGAACGAACGACCGTAACGATTGGTATTCGCTTTGCAAATGGCCGGACAACGACTGTTCAGACAAACGTAGACGACAGCCCATTCGTTGACACGCCGAAAACCGAAAGCCGGAATCTCCCCAATGAACTGATTGCTCAGGGCGAAGTGATTAAATTCGATGGATTTCTTCGGGTGTATCTGGAATCGAAGGATGACGAGGACGATGAAGATGCCAAAGGCATGCTTCCTCCGCTCACCATCGGCCAAACGCTGAACCTGGGCCAGATGAAAGCGACGGAAAAATTTACCCGTCCGCAGCCACGTTATGCCGAAGCTTCGCTGGTGAAAAAACTCGAAGAAATGGGCATTGGCCGTCCGTCGACCTACGCGCCAACCATTTCTACGATCATCAACCGGGGGTACGTGACCAAACAGGATAAACCCGGCCTGGAACGCAAATACATTGAGTATACGCTTCAACGGGATCAAATCAGCGAAACGAGCGGCAAAGAGACCTATGGGTCCGAGAAAGCCAAGCTCTTTCCAACCAACACGGGCGTGGTTGTCAGCGATTTTCTGCTCGAATACTTTCCTGATATCGTCGATTATAAGTTTACAGCCACAGTCGAGAAAGACTTCGATGAGATTGCGGATGGCCGCATGAACTGGCAAACGATGTTGCAGGGCTTTTACGGCGATTTTCACAAGAACATCGAAGAAATCCAGGGTTCGTCGGGGGTGTCGTTCAAAACGGGTGAGCGGGTATTAGGAGCCGATCCGGCCAGCGGAAAACCCGTTTCAGCGCGACTGGGAAAATACGGTGCCTACGTTCAGATTGGCGAAGCCAGCGACGATGAAAAACCCCGTTACGCCAACCTGCGGGATGGGCAGTTGATCGAGACGATTTCGCTCGACGACGCGCTGAATCTATTCACGCTCCCCCGCGAAGTAGGCTTCTTCGAAGATAAGCCTATGATCATTGGTATCGGCAAGTTTGGTCCTTACGTGAAGCATGACGACAAATATGTGTCACTGACCCGTGACGACGATCCGTATACGATTAATGCTGACCGGGCTATTGAGCTCATCCAGCAAAAACGGGCAGAAGCTGTTAGCGAAGCGCTGGGCGAGTTTGAAGGCAAGATGGTGAGCACGGGCAAAGGTCGCTTTGGTCCGTATGTCAAGTTTGAGGATAAATACATATCGCTGCCCCGAAATGAATCCCTGGCCGGTCTGACGCTGGAGCGAGCCATCGAATTAATCCAGGCGAAGCGGGTTGTAGAAGCAAACAAATACATCAAAGAGTTTCCGGAAAATCCGGCCGTCAAGGTTGTCAATGGCCAATATGGGCCGTACCTGGCGGTTGGTAAGCGAAATGTCAAGATCCCTAAAGATGTTGACCCCGCCACCCTGACGCTGGAGGACTGCCTGAAACTGGCTGGCGATGATCCGGCCGCGGCCAAAGCACCCGCCAAAAAGGCCGCTGCATCGAAAGCACCCGCCAAAGCGAAAGCCACGGCAACAACGGCCAAGAAACCGGCTGCGACGGCCAAAAAGGTAACTACGAAAAAGTAA
- a CDS encoding endonuclease/exonuclease/phosphatase family protein, producing MLPYKKIIHQLSVTFQPLLETLNSERRVFVGRYRRFPVAYTALSYLFVSMAFCYYPIVNHWLSGFIMMSLPLAILLGLAACIYLFCQQQKMIATAGIIWVLFSFVVVKRLVGIQDGDRDLSQAQTLNVLSFNSETFPVTGRSKIDASLLKADIACFQEYSPNAQLERQYTDKLLKLTCFDEDREIGLALFSKYPIVNQYSRIWNREKAPNINGFLCADIAYGADTIRVVNVHLWSMGVRTEQALKALKAGHLGRFSLELLDTFQRMKEGFEHRSEQLQEVESYVAGSRYPVIICGDFNETPISYSYGKLSQNFRNAFEEAGQGLGFTLNRHPYCVRIDQQFFSADWHIKTCQTLSGVSFSDHFPVLAQYVLKKSLVVPTDVLAQHQPTRPAAN from the coding sequence ATGTTACCATATAAAAAAATCATCCATCAATTGTCCGTTACCTTTCAGCCTCTGCTGGAAACGCTGAATAGCGAAAGACGGGTGTTCGTCGGTAGATACCGGCGTTTTCCGGTGGCTTACACGGCACTCAGCTACCTCTTTGTGTCTATGGCATTCTGCTATTATCCAATTGTCAACCATTGGCTATCGGGTTTCATCATGATGAGCTTACCGCTAGCCATCCTCCTGGGGTTGGCCGCCTGCATTTATCTGTTTTGTCAACAGCAGAAAATGATTGCCACAGCGGGTATTATCTGGGTCTTGTTCTCGTTTGTGGTCGTTAAAAGGCTGGTGGGTATACAAGACGGAGATCGTGATCTAAGCCAGGCACAAACCCTCAATGTGTTGAGTTTCAACAGCGAAACGTTCCCGGTAACGGGTAGAAGTAAGATCGATGCTTCGCTGCTAAAGGCGGATATTGCCTGTTTTCAGGAGTATTCGCCCAACGCTCAGCTAGAGCGTCAGTACACCGATAAGCTTCTGAAGTTGACCTGTTTTGACGAAGACCGGGAAATAGGACTGGCCTTATTTTCCAAATACCCGATTGTGAACCAGTACAGCCGAATCTGGAACCGGGAGAAGGCCCCGAATATCAATGGTTTCCTATGCGCCGACATCGCGTACGGAGCCGATACCATTCGGGTCGTTAATGTGCATTTGTGGTCGATGGGTGTGCGAACCGAACAGGCATTGAAGGCGCTTAAAGCGGGTCATTTGGGCCGCTTTTCCCTCGAATTACTCGACACATTTCAGCGGATGAAAGAGGGGTTCGAGCACCGAAGTGAACAGCTTCAGGAGGTTGAATCCTATGTAGCGGGCAGCCGATATCCGGTCATTATTTGTGGCGACTTCAACGAAACACCCATTAGCTATTCTTACGGAAAACTCAGCCAGAACTTCAGGAATGCCTTTGAGGAGGCCGGACAGGGGCTTGGCTTTACGCTGAACCGACACCCGTATTGCGTGCGAATTGACCAGCAGTTTTTCAGCGCCGACTGGCACATCAAAACCTGCCAGACATTATCGGGCGTTTCCTTCTCCGATCACTTTCCGGTATTGGCCCAGTACGTACTTAAAAAGTCGTTAGTGGTACCCACCGATGTTCTGGCACAGCACCAGCCAACTCGCCCAGCCGCCAATTGA
- a CDS encoding sensor histidine kinase — MINIRTRLTYQFVFLVTLVLLFFSLGVYFFSKLYLEKRFYKRLQDRAITTTTLLFDLRQTDSTVLRLIDAADKEPLLNENISVYNEKTKQVLFSTNPANARFHEQFIPQLDSTAQAWYTRQNEYQVVAIHLAGGSGGNWVIVSGIDQAGKEALDDLKKILIVMILVAILLLGISGWLFAGRALAPMSGIIQQVNAIFPANVGKRVEHPNRSDEIGRLVTTFNQLLDRIEQALNTQKMFIANVSHELKNPLTKINSQIDVALIQKRSPEVYERTLRSLQEDTRSLTQLTNALLELANTSVQAGSLLVEPVRMDELLWETKTQLQKWQEGYQIQLNFADFPDNEEDLMTEGNRPALQVLLMNLMDNACKFSPTKMAVVTFRSKQGRIIITVFNEGTPIRQADLPHIFQPFFRSDSTAQSSKGHGVGLAVVAQVTQLHKGDIAVRSTPEGTTFTLTLPSIAAI, encoded by the coding sequence ATGATAAACATCCGTACCCGGCTCACCTACCAATTTGTCTTCCTTGTAACCCTGGTTCTGTTGTTCTTCTCGCTCGGGGTTTACTTCTTCAGCAAACTTTATCTTGAAAAACGCTTCTATAAGCGGCTTCAGGACCGGGCTATAACTACGACGACCCTCCTGTTTGATTTACGACAGACCGACAGTACCGTCTTACGGCTGATTGACGCGGCTGATAAAGAACCCCTGCTGAACGAGAACATCTCGGTGTATAATGAAAAAACGAAGCAGGTGCTGTTTTCCACCAACCCCGCCAATGCCCGGTTTCACGAGCAATTTATCCCGCAACTGGATTCAACCGCCCAGGCCTGGTACACCCGCCAAAATGAGTACCAAGTTGTGGCCATCCACCTGGCCGGAGGGAGCGGAGGTAACTGGGTAATTGTGAGCGGGATTGACCAGGCGGGGAAAGAAGCACTGGATGATCTGAAAAAGATCCTGATCGTCATGATTCTGGTGGCTATCCTGCTGCTGGGTATTTCGGGCTGGCTTTTCGCCGGCCGGGCGCTTGCTCCGATGTCCGGCATTATTCAGCAGGTCAATGCCATCTTTCCGGCCAATGTGGGGAAACGGGTAGAGCATCCCAACCGATCAGATGAAATAGGGAGGCTGGTCACAACCTTTAACCAGCTACTCGACCGCATTGAGCAGGCCCTGAACACACAGAAGATGTTCATTGCCAACGTGTCGCATGAATTGAAAAATCCGCTTACCAAGATCAATTCTCAGATTGATGTGGCCCTCATCCAGAAACGGAGCCCGGAGGTCTATGAGCGGACGCTTCGATCGCTACAGGAAGATACCCGCTCATTGACACAGTTGACCAATGCCTTGCTGGAACTGGCTAATACATCGGTTCAGGCAGGTAGCCTGCTGGTTGAACCGGTACGAATGGATGAACTGCTGTGGGAGACGAAAACACAGTTGCAGAAATGGCAGGAAGGCTATCAGATTCAACTCAATTTTGCCGATTTCCCGGACAATGAAGAGGACCTGATGACCGAGGGAAACCGGCCTGCCCTTCAGGTACTGCTCATGAATCTGATGGATAACGCCTGTAAATTCTCCCCGACAAAAATGGCTGTTGTGACCTTCCGATCCAAACAAGGCAGAATAATCATTACTGTTTTTAACGAAGGGACACCCATCCGCCAGGCTGATCTGCCCCATATCTTTCAGCCGTTCTTTCGGAGTGACTCAACCGCTCAATCGAGCAAAGGGCATGGCGTGGGGCTAGCCGTTGTGGCACAGGTCACCCAACTCCATAAAGGTGATATTGCCGTGCGTTCGACGCCCGAAGGCACTACGTTTACGCTGACACTGCCCAGTATCGCGGCAATTTAA
- a CDS encoding response regulator transcription factor — MRILIIEDEVKTVQSIKQGLEEHQWDVDVAYDGTMGFQLATRSSYALIITDIILPGMNGLELCQKLREANITTPILMLTALGTTEDKVVGLDAGADDYLIKPFEFRELMARVRALTRRNNSVGQSANLLKIADLELNPDTKQVVRAGKEILLTAKEFQLLEYFLRHQGRVISKVELAEKLWDLTFDTGTNVIEVYINFLRKKIDKDFDPKLLHTQIGMGYVVKLLS; from the coding sequence ATGAGAATTCTGATTATTGAAGATGAGGTTAAAACGGTTCAAAGTATTAAACAAGGGCTTGAGGAACACCAGTGGGATGTTGATGTAGCCTATGACGGAACGATGGGGTTTCAACTAGCTACCCGGTCGTCCTACGCCCTGATCATAACCGATATCATTCTGCCCGGTATGAACGGCCTTGAGCTTTGCCAAAAGCTGCGGGAAGCCAACATAACGACGCCAATTTTGATGCTCACAGCCCTGGGTACTACTGAAGATAAAGTGGTCGGTTTGGATGCGGGAGCAGACGATTACCTGATTAAGCCATTTGAATTTCGTGAACTGATGGCGCGGGTCAGGGCCCTGACCCGACGGAACAACAGTGTAGGGCAGTCGGCGAACCTGCTGAAAATTGCTGATCTAGAATTAAATCCAGACACGAAACAAGTGGTGCGGGCGGGGAAAGAAATTTTGCTGACAGCCAAAGAGTTCCAACTGCTCGAATACTTCCTGCGTCATCAGGGGCGGGTGATCTCGAAAGTGGAACTGGCCGAAAAACTATGGGATCTGACCTTTGATACAGGCACCAACGTGATTGAGGTCTATATAAATTTCCTTCGCAAGAAAATAGACAAGGACTTTGATCCCAAATTGCTTCATACGCAGATTGGCATGGGATATGTCGTAAAGTTATTGTCGTAA